The following are encoded in a window of Vibrio sp. SCSIO 43136 genomic DNA:
- a CDS encoding amidohydrolase, with translation MKFKLGLAALAISLSLPALSQDTIYVNGKVYTVNKNQPWADGFIVSEGRFVEVGMTEALKKKASSDSKIVDLGGKFVMPGFIDDHIHPDMVAENVMNVMTNYNTTYEEFGQQIQDFLKNKPEAKWVFGGPINWLPEHGGTIDVFNQPAHYSILDKYVSDRPAFFWDIGAHAALVNSKTLELLGVTKDTPDPVGGAYDRDAEGNPTGVLRETAANLAWEMFLKDRPSSEEIADQGVKPAFDMINSWGITSISDVWARAWMLDSYNYLEKKGDLNVRISAYITDPIDWNTQWMRDVAKEAIANHKRYNTEKLEVIGVKFVLDGSAGGQTAVMVDPFEGTDNRGYYRNDPEYFLKQMAIYDKQGLTVKIHAVGDGAIRKGLEGIGNARKQGSTLRHSIAHTVFVNPADKKLFKEYDAVAEFSPYFWYPGPHTDMIEPDVGKKRLSWIFPFRSLVDKGVKTSVGSDWPVAADANPWPSIESMMTRRQAGGAGPEPIGLQEKISLEKALEAYTLGGAYAQYREDEIGSIEAGKFADFIVTDQNPFEITPTDIHKIKVLETVLEGQTVYTVQ, from the coding sequence ATGAAATTTAAATTAGGACTTGCTGCGCTTGCTATTAGTTTAAGCCTACCTGCACTCAGCCAAGACACCATATACGTTAATGGCAAGGTTTATACTGTTAACAAGAACCAGCCATGGGCGGATGGCTTCATCGTTTCTGAGGGAAGATTTGTTGAAGTCGGCATGACTGAAGCTTTGAAAAAGAAAGCCTCTTCAGACTCAAAAATAGTCGACTTAGGTGGAAAATTTGTCATGCCGGGCTTCATTGATGACCACATCCACCCAGACATGGTGGCTGAAAACGTTATGAACGTCATGACCAACTACAACACCACCTATGAAGAGTTTGGCCAGCAAATCCAAGACTTCTTAAAAAATAAGCCTGAGGCTAAGTGGGTATTTGGTGGGCCTATCAACTGGTTGCCAGAGCATGGTGGCACAATTGACGTATTTAACCAGCCTGCGCATTACTCAATTTTGGACAAATACGTTTCTGATAGACCCGCTTTTTTCTGGGATATTGGAGCGCACGCCGCACTCGTTAATAGTAAAACACTAGAGCTACTTGGTGTGACAAAAGATACTCCCGATCCTGTGGGTGGAGCCTATGATAGAGACGCAGAAGGCAACCCTACAGGGGTTTTACGCGAAACAGCCGCAAACCTAGCTTGGGAAATGTTCCTCAAAGATCGCCCTTCAAGTGAAGAGATTGCCGACCAAGGGGTTAAGCCTGCGTTCGATATGATCAACAGTTGGGGCATCACTAGTATCTCAGATGTTTGGGCGCGAGCATGGATGCTTGATAGTTACAACTACCTAGAAAAGAAAGGGGATCTCAACGTTCGGATCTCTGCATATATTACTGACCCAATTGACTGGAATACGCAGTGGATGCGTGATGTCGCAAAAGAAGCGATTGCAAATCACAAACGATACAACACCGAAAAGCTAGAAGTCATCGGTGTGAAGTTTGTGCTTGATGGATCAGCTGGCGGCCAAACAGCGGTCATGGTTGACCCGTTTGAAGGGACCGACAATCGAGGTTACTACCGTAATGACCCCGAATACTTTCTAAAGCAAATGGCGATATATGATAAACAAGGCCTTACCGTCAAAATCCACGCCGTAGGTGATGGTGCGATCCGTAAAGGCTTGGAAGGGATTGGGAATGCCCGAAAACAAGGCAGTACATTGCGTCATAGTATCGCCCATACTGTGTTCGTAAACCCTGCCGATAAAAAGCTATTTAAAGAGTACGATGCGGTTGCGGAGTTCTCTCCATACTTCTGGTACCCGGGGCCGCACACTGACATGATTGAACCGGATGTTGGCAAGAAACGCCTGTCTTGGATTTTCCCATTCCGTTCACTGGTAGATAAAGGTGTGAAGACTTCGGTCGGCTCGGATTGGCCGGTCGCTGCAGATGCAAACCCATGGCCGTCAATTGAAAGCATGATGACACGTCGTCAAGCAGGCGGTGCAGGGCCTGAGCCGATTGGGCTACAAGAAAAGATCAGTCTAGAGAAAGCACTAGAAGCCTATACCCTTGGTGGTGCTTACGCTCAATATCGTGAGGACGAGATTGGTTCTATCGAAGCGGGTAAGTTTGCAGACTTCATCGTCACCGACCAGAATCCGTTTGAGATCACGCCAACTGATATACATAAGATTAA
- a CDS encoding serine hydrolase: MMNQGRTLLGKNKTLLALACALSLSANVHAVSYYEPNPQMDANLERYGISVENWEFNANQRFTMADSHLNHYHAVVPTKEVMPLTFVGGMDISQIKRPDVIPGKEISLYNVMRDRASIQSYVILNKQGQIIAEDYWSNTDKDTKHHLMSAHKSFSSMLFAIAEQEGFLKRTDKAGQWIPEFEGTPWAEIELQHYADMTAGIDQMYFTREGYHNWGMPDGVTSWDSAMSTVVGYNGLVEKDGKLRPPADALGDISSFGEYLRAFALKAKPAWEPGVAYQYRDLNTEIIARAFENATEMNLAEIFEKYLWTKGGFQQSMTLYVNQDKESLASGSMNTTARDFAIGSYLMANDGKNWKGEQVIPLSYIQEIKYGDDLVKAAWPKVSYEYMLAPQAFYKNQWRTITHPESGRTLSMMIGVNGQWSAFDHETGASIATFGAMREHTGLRYVQLYLFDILFPLFDEIAKKQS; encoded by the coding sequence ATGATGAATCAAGGAAGAACACTTTTAGGCAAGAACAAAACTTTGCTTGCTCTAGCTTGTGCGTTGAGTTTGAGCGCTAATGTGCATGCGGTGAGTTACTATGAGCCCAACCCACAGATGGACGCCAATTTGGAGCGCTATGGTATCAGTGTTGAGAACTGGGAATTCAATGCCAATCAGCGCTTTACGATGGCTGATTCTCATCTTAATCACTATCACGCTGTGGTACCGACCAAGGAAGTAATGCCACTCACTTTTGTAGGCGGTATGGATATTAGCCAAATCAAAAGGCCAGACGTTATTCCAGGAAAAGAGATCAGTTTATATAACGTGATGCGAGACCGAGCGTCGATTCAAAGCTATGTGATTTTGAACAAGCAGGGACAAATTATTGCTGAAGATTACTGGTCAAATACGGATAAAGACACGAAGCATCATTTGATGAGCGCTCATAAATCATTTTCTTCAATGCTATTTGCGATTGCTGAACAAGAGGGTTTTCTAAAGCGTACAGATAAGGCTGGTCAATGGATCCCTGAGTTTGAAGGAACACCATGGGCAGAGATAGAGTTGCAGCACTATGCGGACATGACTGCGGGCATTGACCAAATGTACTTTACTCGCGAGGGTTATCATAACTGGGGTATGCCAGATGGTGTGACGAGTTGGGACAGTGCTATGTCGACGGTTGTTGGGTACAACGGATTAGTAGAAAAAGATGGAAAGTTACGACCGCCCGCTGACGCTTTGGGAGACATCAGCTCATTTGGAGAGTATTTGCGCGCTTTCGCCCTCAAAGCGAAACCCGCTTGGGAGCCAGGAGTCGCCTATCAGTACCGGGATCTGAATACCGAAATTATTGCAAGAGCGTTTGAAAATGCTACTGAGATGAATTTGGCAGAGATCTTTGAAAAATATTTGTGGACCAAAGGCGGTTTTCAGCAATCAATGACGCTTTACGTCAATCAAGACAAAGAGTCACTGGCGTCGGGCTCGATGAATACCACTGCTAGGGATTTTGCTATTGGCTCTTATTTGATGGCCAACGATGGCAAAAACTGGAAGGGCGAGCAGGTGATCCCGTTAAGCTATATTCAAGAGATCAAATATGGTGATGATCTAGTTAAGGCAGCATGGCCGAAAGTCTCTTACGAGTATATGTTGGCACCACAAGCATTTTACAAAAACCAGTGGCGTACTATTACCCATCCTGAATCAGGGCGTACACTTTCAATGATGATCGGGGTTAATGGTCAGTGGTCTGCATTTGACCATGAAACAGGGGCGTCTATCGCTACGTTTGGTGCCATGCGAGAGCATACAGGCTTGCGTTATGTCCAGCTTTACCTCTTTGACATTTTATTCCCGCTGTTTGATGAAATAGCCAAAAAGCAGAGCTAA
- a CDS encoding NAD(P)H-dependent oxidoreductase — MTHQIITDLKNRYTAKKYDAEKRISAEDMAVIKEALRLSASSINSQPWKFIVIESDEAKQRLHDSYANKHQFNQPHAKEASHTILFAFDPKFTKEKFSKRVDAEVTSGHLPADMYDAFMGAYAFAEFNTDENGFNGEWTKAQTYLALGNTLHALARLGIDSTPMEGIDSDLLGELFKEELDGHIVGVALAMGYHKDQEDYNHGLPKARLLMDDVVKVL, encoded by the coding sequence GTGACTCATCAAATCATTACAGACCTAAAAAACCGTTATACTGCAAAAAAATACGATGCCGAGAAGCGTATTTCTGCTGAAGACATGGCAGTAATCAAAGAAGCACTTCGCCTTTCTGCGTCATCCATCAACTCTCAACCTTGGAAGTTCATCGTGATTGAGAGTGACGAAGCGAAACAGCGCCTGCACGACTCTTATGCCAACAAGCATCAGTTCAACCAGCCACATGCAAAAGAAGCATCACACACCATCTTGTTTGCTTTTGACCCTAAATTCACCAAAGAAAAATTCAGCAAGCGTGTGGATGCGGAAGTTACCTCTGGTCACCTGCCAGCAGATATGTACGATGCCTTCATGGGTGCCTATGCATTTGCTGAATTTAATACCGACGAGAACGGCTTTAATGGTGAATGGACAAAAGCACAAACTTACCTAGCACTGGGCAACACTCTTCATGCTTTGGCTCGTTTAGGTATCGATTCAACCCCAATGGAAGGCATCGATTCTGATTTGCTAGGAGAGCTCTTCAAAGAAGAATTGGATGGTCACATTGTCGGAGTAGCACTGGCGATGGGGTATCACAAAGATCAAGAGGATTATAATCACGGCCTACCTAAAGCACGCCTATTAATGGATGACGTGGTCAAGGTTCTGTAA
- a CDS encoding PLP-dependent aspartate aminotransferase family protein, which translates to MKSTNIATIAVHGGDQKDKGNNAIFPPITTASSFIQPNLGEGGEYCYSRCSNPTRSAYESALAELEGGVYATATASGMAATALALELVDQKSHLIVMSSVYGGTYRLFEDLRRRTSGLEFSYIDLNDLEGVEQAIQDNTAMIWIETPTNPLLELVDIQAICTLAKQRNILTCVDNTFSTAWNQQPITLGADLVMLSTSKYIGGHSDLIGGALITARQDIATLLDKYKTTVGAIASPFDAYLALRGMKTLDVRMQRQCENALKVAEFLEKHRNIVEVHYPQLPSHPQYELCLRQMKTGGAVVTIRLNGGEDQVRHFLGKLNYFVLAESLGGVESMVNHTASMSHGSVPVAEREAMGIYFETLRLSVGIESVEDLIADLEQALDY; encoded by the coding sequence ATGAAATCAACCAATATTGCGACGATTGCGGTGCATGGTGGTGATCAGAAAGATAAAGGGAATAACGCAATCTTTCCACCTATTACTACTGCCAGTTCGTTTATTCAGCCGAACTTGGGGGAAGGGGGAGAGTATTGTTATTCAAGGTGTTCGAATCCCACTCGTAGTGCTTATGAAAGTGCACTGGCGGAGCTGGAAGGTGGTGTTTATGCCACTGCAACGGCATCAGGCATGGCAGCGACAGCATTGGCATTGGAGCTTGTGGACCAAAAGAGCCACTTGATCGTGATGTCGAGCGTTTATGGTGGTACTTACCGTCTATTTGAAGATTTACGACGTAGAACCTCTGGGCTTGAGTTTAGCTATATTGACCTCAATGACCTAGAGGGTGTTGAACAAGCTATCCAAGATAATACTGCAATGATCTGGATAGAAACGCCAACCAACCCTTTGTTGGAACTTGTCGATATTCAAGCAATCTGCACGCTCGCGAAGCAACGCAACATTCTAACTTGTGTGGATAACACCTTTTCTACCGCATGGAATCAACAGCCTATCACTTTGGGTGCAGATTTGGTGATGCTCTCAACCAGTAAGTATATTGGCGGGCATTCAGACCTGATTGGTGGCGCTTTGATAACCGCTCGTCAGGATATCGCCACTTTGTTGGATAAATACAAAACCACGGTGGGGGCGATTGCTTCTCCTTTTGATGCATATTTGGCATTGCGTGGGATGAAAACCTTAGATGTGCGCATGCAGCGACAATGTGAAAATGCATTGAAAGTTGCTGAGTTCTTAGAAAAACATCGCAATATCGTGGAGGTGCATTACCCTCAATTACCTTCACATCCACAATACGAACTTTGTTTGCGCCAGATGAAAACTGGTGGCGCTGTGGTGACCATCCGTCTTAATGGTGGTGAAGACCAAGTGCGTCATTTCCTTGGCAAGCTTAATTACTTTGTACTTGCGGAATCTTTGGGCGGCGTTGAGAGCATGGTTAACCACACTGCCTCGATGTCCCATGGCTCTGTGCCTGTTGCTGAACGTGAAGCAATGGGTATTTATTTCGAAACCCTTAGGTTGTCGGTTGGCATTGAGTCTGTAGAAGACCTGATTGCTGATCTTGAACAAGCTTTGGATTATTAA
- a CDS encoding GNAT family N-acetyltransferase, whose translation MEPTVILRDYKPCDYFSCEALINEVWPFESNFASKIVGDYALRLFTTSHIFTSNHAKVVEINGEIAGLLLGKVDQKPESKPSIQQRLFQYACGLRFWLAQSVPWREKRALKSRITEHQAAWQQYSHLGNELSLLVINPNYQGLGLGRKLWHVYLTTCQQLQAKSVVLETSQVGAGALYEKLGFERVGQFDSPLYQTFYHRTQVYVYRYQIQT comes from the coding sequence ATGGAGCCAACCGTTATTCTTCGTGATTATAAGCCTTGTGACTATTTTTCGTGTGAAGCCTTGATCAATGAGGTCTGGCCATTTGAATCTAATTTTGCTTCGAAAATTGTAGGCGATTATGCGTTAAGGTTATTCACCACCAGCCATATCTTCACTAGTAACCACGCTAAAGTCGTTGAGATCAATGGCGAGATTGCTGGGCTGCTACTTGGCAAGGTCGATCAAAAACCTGAGTCTAAGCCTTCAATACAGCAGAGACTATTTCAATACGCTTGTGGGCTTAGATTTTGGTTAGCGCAAAGTGTCCCCTGGCGAGAGAAAAGAGCGCTAAAGAGTCGTATCACCGAGCATCAAGCTGCTTGGCAACAGTACAGCCATTTAGGAAACGAACTCTCCTTACTGGTGATTAACCCAAACTATCAAGGACTTGGATTGGGGCGAAAATTGTGGCACGTTTACTTAACTACTTGTCAGCAGCTCCAAGCTAAAAGCGTTGTTTTAGAAACGAGTCAGGTTGGGGCGGGAGCCTTGTATGAAAAGTTAGGTTTTGAAAGGGTGGGCCAGTTTGATTCTCCGCTTTACCAAACTTTTTATCACCGAACACAAGTCTATGTTTACCGATACCAAATCCAGACATAA
- a CDS encoding GNAT family N-acetyltransferase, which yields MDIQIRHLENTDSQDLFDIYRHTSVTQNTSQLPYMSRDKVDGLFLGDDSNYTLVAEADAKVIGHVTLFLSHKIRDRHCAGIAIGVHPDFHGKGVGRLLMNSAIDQADNWLNLIRLELEVLTNNVAAVHLYQSVGFEIEGTKRKSTFFDGQLSDLHLMARVR from the coding sequence TTGGACATTCAAATTCGCCATCTAGAAAATACCGATAGTCAGGACCTGTTTGATATTTATCGCCACACCAGCGTGACTCAAAATACCTCTCAGCTGCCCTACATGAGTCGAGACAAAGTCGACGGTTTGTTCCTTGGAGACGACAGCAATTACACCCTAGTGGCTGAAGCGGATGCTAAAGTCATTGGTCATGTCACTTTGTTTCTTTCTCATAAAATAAGAGACCGACACTGTGCTGGTATCGCCATTGGTGTTCATCCTGACTTTCACGGTAAAGGCGTGGGACGTTTATTGATGAACAGCGCAATTGATCAAGCGGATAATTGGTTGAATTTGATCCGGTTGGAGTTAGAAGTGCTAACCAATAATGTTGCGGCAGTGCACCTATATCAAAGCGTTGGGTTTGAAATTGAAGGCACTAAGCGTAAGAGTACATTTTTTGATGGTCAACTGAGCGATTTGCATTTGATGGCGAGGGTTCGCTGA
- a CDS encoding methyl-accepting chemotaxis protein — protein sequence MNKLLKSLSIKTQVMIPMLIIMVVMTSGIFFASNQLDKAFNEVSYSVDNLIKQKEVISDLDEISFRMRIAAIYGLADSDRIAGLSQQMASSHAQLKQLTVQLKRHPELANATQTFEARAQDYVNFVQQRLIPFANAKVQGVSVAASDNTIDRFGQLGEALISAVDDLALQTDQLASTVLTQKEAHHSKILTSSTWSIIAVIGLALVGCWWIAGLIVQPIKALQEVMQQIAKGNLRVRAEVEGTDEVAALAKDVNATTEHLNSMVSSLVQIGGGVAAAATELSAVMVQTNANSEQEKYEVEQVSSAVNELESTANNVNANASDADNASNLANQMAMESMQKFQAAIESSDVMATQLAQAADVVTNLQTQSEKIGSMVEVIRGVSEQTNLLALNAAIEAARAGESGRGFAVVADEVRMLAARTQESTMEIESIIEELQAQSAVANSNMQSSMEVLESNRALSAEVNHSLEGITESVNAMANINTQVATAAEEQSQVTADINRNISTIYELVSQNVAGVTQSTQASKELSELAEEQQNQLNFFKV from the coding sequence ATGAATAAATTGCTCAAGAGCTTGTCCATTAAAACGCAGGTGATGATCCCAATGCTGATCATCATGGTTGTCATGACAAGTGGTATTTTCTTTGCGAGTAACCAACTGGATAAGGCTTTCAACGAAGTTTCGTACTCCGTCGACAACCTGATCAAACAAAAAGAGGTGATTTCTGATCTCGATGAAATCAGCTTCCGCATGAGAATTGCTGCCATCTATGGCCTAGCGGACAGTGATCGCATCGCAGGCTTAAGCCAACAAATGGCCTCTAGTCATGCTCAGTTGAAGCAACTGACGGTGCAACTAAAGCGTCACCCAGAGTTAGCGAACGCCACTCAAACCTTCGAGGCACGTGCCCAAGATTACGTTAACTTTGTACAGCAACGTCTGATTCCATTTGCCAATGCAAAAGTGCAGGGAGTTTCGGTTGCCGCTAGCGATAACACCATTGACCGCTTTGGTCAGCTTGGTGAAGCGCTTATTTCAGCGGTAGATGACCTTGCTCTACAAACAGACCAACTTGCTTCTACAGTCCTTACGCAAAAAGAAGCGCACCATTCCAAGATTCTGACCAGTTCGACTTGGAGCATTATTGCTGTCATCGGTTTGGCCTTAGTGGGTTGCTGGTGGATTGCAGGTCTTATCGTTCAGCCAATAAAAGCGCTGCAAGAGGTCATGCAACAAATCGCCAAAGGGAACTTGCGAGTTCGCGCTGAGGTAGAAGGGACTGACGAAGTTGCAGCACTTGCCAAAGACGTTAATGCAACCACAGAGCATCTCAACAGCATGGTGAGCTCTTTGGTCCAAATTGGTGGCGGTGTGGCAGCGGCTGCCACCGAGCTGTCTGCGGTGATGGTTCAAACCAACGCTAATAGTGAGCAAGAAAAATACGAAGTAGAACAAGTCTCTTCTGCGGTTAACGAGTTAGAAAGTACAGCAAACAACGTTAACGCCAACGCATCAGATGCAGACAACGCATCAAACCTTGCCAATCAAATGGCGATGGAGAGCATGCAAAAATTCCAAGCGGCGATCGAATCAAGCGATGTTATGGCAACACAGCTTGCTCAAGCCGCTGATGTCGTGACTAACTTGCAAACTCAATCAGAGAAGATTGGCTCAATGGTTGAAGTGATCCGTGGCGTTTCTGAGCAAACCAATCTGCTTGCACTTAATGCAGCGATTGAAGCAGCACGCGCTGGTGAAAGCGGCCGAGGTTTTGCTGTAGTTGCTGACGAAGTTCGTATGCTTGCGGCTCGAACCCAAGAGTCGACCATGGAAATCGAATCAATTATCGAAGAGCTTCAAGCGCAGTCGGCCGTTGCCAACTCCAACATGCAATCGAGCATGGAAGTGTTAGAAAGTAACCGTGCTCTGAGCGCTGAGGTCAACCATTCACTGGAAGGTATCACTGAATCAGTTAACGCAATGGCTAACATCAATACCCAAGTGGCAACGGCCGCTGAAGAGCAAAGCCAAGTCACAGCGGATATTAACCGTAACATCAGCACTATTTACGAGCTGGTTAGCCAAAACGTTGCAGGTGTCACCCAGTCGACTCAAGCAAGTAAAGAGCTATCGGAGTTGGCTGAAGAGCAGCAAAACCAGCTCAATTTCTTTAAAGTTTGA
- a CDS encoding phosphate ABC transporter substrate-binding protein produces the protein MKKTVIGALALLGTLTVNPVLAKETISAVGSSSVTPLMEVFSETYMKQNSNVFIEVQGPGSSAGVRAAKTGTADLGMSSRNLKDSEKEPALIEEVVARDGIAVVVNPANKLEGLTAAQVTAIYKGEITNWKDVGGADKPIVAITRDTASGTRGAFEDIMSLKKKISGKKVSAISQRAQVANGNGALKTMVASNPYAIGYISLGTVDASVNALAVDGVPATVANVKDGSYKVARPFLVLYKKGTPSAETQKFLDWMLTDAAQELVSNKGYIPVN, from the coding sequence ATGAAAAAGACAGTAATCGGTGCATTAGCTCTTCTAGGCACACTAACAGTAAATCCAGTTCTAGCGAAAGAAACTATTTCTGCAGTGGGCTCAAGCAGCGTTACTCCATTGATGGAAGTTTTCTCTGAAACATACATGAAGCAAAACTCGAACGTATTTATCGAGGTTCAAGGCCCAGGTTCATCTGCAGGCGTACGTGCTGCTAAGACAGGCACAGCAGACCTAGGTATGTCTTCTCGTAACCTAAAAGACTCTGAAAAAGAGCCTGCTCTTATCGAAGAAGTGGTTGCTCGTGACGGTATCGCAGTTGTTGTTAACCCAGCGAACAAGCTTGAAGGTCTAACTGCTGCTCAAGTAACGGCAATCTACAAAGGCGAAATCACTAACTGGAAAGATGTTGGTGGTGCTGACAAGCCAATCGTAGCTATCACTCGTGATACGGCTTCTGGTACTCGTGGTGCATTTGAAGACATCATGAGCCTTAAGAAGAAAATCTCTGGTAAGAAAGTTTCTGCAATCTCTCAACGTGCTCAAGTTGCTAACGGTAACGGTGCACTGAAAACTATGGTTGCTTCAAACCCATACGCAATCGGTTACATCTCTCTAGGTACGGTTGACGCATCAGTTAACGCTCTAGCGGTAGACGGTGTTCCAGCTACTGTTGCTAACGTTAAAGACGGTTCTTACAAGGTAGCTCGTCCTTTCCTAGTTCTTTACAAGAAAGGCACGCCATCAGCTGAAACTCAGAAATTCCTAGACTGGATGCTAACTGACGCTGCTCAAGAGCTTGTGTCTAACAAAGGTTACATCCCAGTAAACTAA
- the pstC gene encoding phosphate ABC transporter permease subunit PstC gives MSIALDNDNSMSSQNNQPKVSTLRTKSGVDMKERFFHALFLTSAVIGIVSLATIAYFIVAESIPAFQEAGVSGIVLGQDWLPPALYGVATMIVASVVSTLGAVVVGVPIGVLTAIFIAEIAPKRVADIIRPAVELLAGIPSVVYGFFGLVIIVPLIQDIFNVPAGNTILAGIIVLGVMILPTVITVSETSIRAVPRSYKEGSLALGASKIFTIFKLLVPAARSGIMTGVILGIARALGETMAIIMVMGNAPAMPEGLLDSARTLTANIAIEMSYASGVHANALYATGVVLLVFIMSLNAILLYLNRQKAK, from the coding sequence ATGTCCATCGCATTAGATAATGATAACTCTATGTCGAGTCAAAATAACCAGCCAAAAGTCAGCACGCTTCGTACCAAAAGCGGCGTTGATATGAAAGAACGCTTCTTTCATGCCCTGTTTCTAACCAGTGCAGTCATTGGTATTGTCTCGCTAGCAACAATCGCATACTTCATTGTTGCTGAATCTATTCCTGCATTCCAAGAAGCTGGCGTTAGCGGCATTGTTCTTGGTCAAGACTGGCTACCACCTGCACTTTATGGTGTTGCAACTATGATTGTGGCGTCGGTCGTATCGACGCTCGGTGCGGTTGTGGTTGGTGTGCCTATCGGTGTTTTAACGGCGATTTTTATCGCTGAAATTGCACCAAAGCGAGTGGCGGATATCATTCGCCCAGCGGTCGAGCTTCTTGCAGGTATTCCATCGGTCGTATATGGCTTCTTTGGTCTAGTCATCATCGTTCCGCTTATTCAAGACATCTTTAATGTGCCTGCGGGTAACACTATCCTTGCCGGTATCATTGTTCTTGGCGTGATGATTCTTCCAACCGTAATCACGGTATCTGAAACATCTATCCGCGCAGTGCCTCGTAGTTACAAAGAAGGCTCACTGGCACTGGGTGCTTCAAAAATCTTTACCATTTTCAAGCTGCTTGTTCCGGCGGCGCGCTCGGGCATCATGACTGGTGTGATCTTGGGTATCGCTCGTGCTTTGGGTGAAACCATGGCAATTATCATGGTGATGGGTAATGCACCAGCCATGCCAGAGGGTCTACTAGACTCAGCACGTACACTAACAGCTAACATCGCAATCGAGATGTCTTACGCAAGTGGCGTTCATGCAAACGCACTGTATGCGACGGGTGTAGTGCTGCTGGTATTTATCATGTCACTCAACGCTATTCTTCTATACCTGAACCGTCAGAAGGCGAAATAA
- the pstA gene encoding phosphate ABC transporter permease PstA, which translates to MNTLKLKQARNFKDNMLSAFVWISAALTVGFLFWIIWYILSNGLKHVDWAFITDNYTRTGDEHGIFPMIVSTIYMVVASIAVAAPLGIMTAIYLTEYAKVGSRLVKIIRFCTESLAGIPSIIFGLFGMTFFVTILGLGFSILSGALTLSILILPVIIRTTEEALMAVPQTYREGSYGLGASKIYTIWRLILPSAMPGILTSVILSIGRVIGESAPVFLTAGMVARIPDSLLDSGRTLTVHLYKLTTELFTIEEWNQAYGTATVLIVVVLIINMLTKLIARKFNTATY; encoded by the coding sequence ATGAACACGCTAAAGCTAAAACAAGCTCGTAATTTCAAAGACAACATGCTGAGTGCGTTCGTTTGGATTTCTGCGGCGCTAACAGTTGGTTTTCTATTCTGGATTATCTGGTACATCCTATCTAACGGTTTGAAACACGTTGATTGGGCATTCATTACCGATAATTACACTCGTACTGGTGATGAACACGGTATCTTCCCGATGATCGTATCAACCATATACATGGTTGTTGCGTCGATTGCCGTGGCTGCGCCACTTGGCATCATGACGGCTATCTACCTAACAGAATATGCGAAAGTGGGTAGTCGCCTAGTTAAAATCATTCGATTCTGTACCGAATCATTGGCAGGTATTCCATCGATTATCTTCGGTCTGTTTGGTATGACGTTCTTCGTTACCATTCTAGGTCTTGGCTTCTCGATCCTGTCAGGTGCGTTAACACTATCGATCCTTATCCTGCCTGTAATCATCCGAACCACGGAAGAAGCACTGATGGCAGTTCCGCAGACTTACCGTGAAGGCTCTTACGGTTTGGGTGCTTCGAAAATCTACACTATCTGGCGTCTTATTCTTCCAAGTGCGATGCCTGGTATTCTTACCTCGGTCATTCTAAGTATTGGTCGTGTCATTGGTGAATCTGCTCCTGTATTCCTAACGGCGGGTATGGTTGCACGTATTCCTGACTCTCTGTTGGATTCAGGCCGTACACTAACGGTTCACCTATATAAGCTAACTACAGAGCTGTTCACTATTGAAGAGTGGAATCAAGCTTACGGTACAGCTACCGTTCTGATTGTAGTGGTATTGATTATCAACATGCTGACGAAGCTGATTGCTCGTAAATTCAACACAGCAACTTACTAA